The following DNA comes from Halalkaliarchaeum sp. AArc-CO.
TGCTCGGTGCCCCCGGTGCCGGCAAAGGAACCCAGAGCAAGCGGCTCGCCGAAGCGTACGACCTCGAACACGTCACGACGGGCGACGCGCTTCGGGCGAACAAGGACATGGAGACGGAACACGGAACGCCACGGGAGTATATGGAGGCCGGGGAGCTCGTTCCGGATCCCGTGGTAAACGAGATCGTCGAGGCCGCGATCGCGGAGACCGACGGCTTCGTTCTCGACGGCTATCCCCGCAATCTCTCGCAGGCGGAGTACCTCTCGGACATCACGGAGCTAGACGTCGTCGTCTACCTCGACGTAAGCGAGGACGAACTCGTCCGCCGGCTGACCGGCCGGCGCGTCGATCCGGAGACGGGTGACATCTATCACGTAGAATTCGACATACCCGACGACGAGGCAGTCCGCGAGCGGCTCGAGCAGCGCGACGACGACACCGAAGACGTCGTCAAGGAGCGACTCCGCGTCTACGAGGAGAACACCGAACCGGTGATCGAGTTCTACCGCGAGCAGGGCGAACTCGTCGAGATCGACGGTGAGGCCTCACCCGACGAGGTTTTCGAGCGGCTGACTGAACTCCTCGAGTGAGTGAACCGAAACGGGAGTGAGCCGAGAACCAGCTCCGAGTAAACAGGTTCTTAACTCCGCTTTTCCTACGGAGGCACAATGAGTCGTATCGAACGGAGGGTCCGCAAGCTCGTCGCCGACGACGAGATGCGCGACGCCGTCGAGATCGTCCTC
Coding sequences within:
- a CDS encoding adenylate kinase; the protein is MSQRVLLLGAPGAGKGTQSKRLAEAYDLEHVTTGDALRANKDMETEHGTPREYMEAGELVPDPVVNEIVEAAIAETDGFVLDGYPRNLSQAEYLSDITELDVVVYLDVSEDELVRRLTGRRVDPETGDIYHVEFDIPDDEAVRERLEQRDDDTEDVVKERLRVYEENTEPVIEFYREQGELVEIDGEASPDEVFERLTELLE